The window CTGACGTCTACGGCGACAATCTGCACGTAGCTCATCGCATCGCCGATGCGTTGCCCGGCGCACGCGTATTGCCTGGCCGTTTCAACGTGGTTCAAATGGCTATCGGAGTGCGCAAGCGGGCCGCGTCCGAGCTTTCCACTGTGGATGAGTTTGTGAAGCAGATTCGATCCGATGGCACGGTGCAAAAAGCCATTGCTGAAGCCGGTCTACGTGGGGTACGGGTGCCGTGATCCCATTTGTCCGTAAGACTTGAACCGCATGGTCATCTCTGCAATTACGGTGACGCATTGAACTCGTTCGCTCTAGCCACACAACTTCAGTTACGGGCACAAATTGAAGGCCGAGCGTTTCCGATACCGCGCCCGGTAAGAAGGTGAATTTCCAGCACCGTCACCGTAACTGCCGGAAGGAAGCTCAGGTGTTGGCAGACTCTTTAAGCTGAAGCTTTGGATGGAAGTCGAACTCCTTCACGAGCAACTTGTGAATGGCATTCAGTCGCGTCCACGCCACCTTGACCTCTTCATCCGTTCGCGACTTCATCTCCGCAACCAGCATATTTAGTTCAAGCACCTTCGGAGCCATCTTGTCGTGCTCCTCTTGTGTGAAAGTGGTCGTACCTAGGTTGCCCTTCATCTTTGCCGACATTGACGACATTGCTTCAATGCGCTTGGCCCTATAGGTTTCAAACACCTCAATGACGCCGTTGTGGACGTCGTCGAATGGTCCCAACTCATTGAACTGAAGGGTACTCAGTGACAACAATAGCGCCATCTCATCTGAAGTGAACTTGACGCGGTCCGGCAAGTTCGCCAGCGGCAAAACAACCTGCCAATCTCCTCCAAGGTCGCCGTCAGCGCCGGTCATCTGTCGCTTTTTAGGCTTTAAGGTCTTCTGAAGAACTGCGAGGTTTGAATGAATCCTGAGGAGCTTGAAAAACAAAGAATATGCTTGAGCTTTTCGTGTCTCGAACCTATCGCTGTCCCTATGTGCTTTAGCAGCAGCAAGAGTCCGCTTCTGAGTCCAAAAAGCAACGATCGTACTGATGGTCGATCCCAACAGCGTCCCCCCAACGACGCTAAACACCGCCCACGCGGTTGACACCGTGCTTACGTGTCCGCTCACTTCCGCAGCCAAACCTGCCCCCTAAAGTAGATTCCCCTTCCTGCTACCACGAATTGAATAAGGCCTGTTCAGGAAATACTCGCGATAGTCCGTTGCTGCTTTACTGGTCAATGGAGAATATCTTTGCACCAGCCTCGACTGCCATTTGCGCGAATTCGCTAAGCTAGTGTATCGCCGATCCTCGGGTCGCGTACTACGTGTATTCAGATGAATTGGGCCGTTGTCACGTGAGAACTCAAAATGGCATCGATCAGAGACCTTTGGGTCGAATCTTACTTTGATGTACCACCTTTCCCTTGCCCTCATTGCGATCGGGGAATCCTTCAGCTGCAAAAGAACTCACTGAGGATCGTCGAAACCAAACCTAGCCGCGACGCCATCGCCTCTGGCGATATGCTCATGGAAGATGGAATCTACCGCTATACGCAACTGTTGGAGTGCGCTGCGTGTGGTGATGTAGTCGCGGTGATCGGCAGGGCTGCGCTTGTGCCTGATCCCGCCCGGGTGCCGGAGCAACCGTACACGTATCAGCTTTTTCCTATGGGCTTTTATCCTGCTCCGCCGCTCATATCCCTACCATCGGGGATACCAGACTCGCTTGCCGACGAGTTGAGGGCATCCTTCGGCCTGTTTTGGGTCGATTTGGGCGCTTGCGCTAATAAGATGCGGGTCAGCGTTGAAAAGGCATTGGACGAGTTGGCTGTCCCTGAAGCACCAACCCTATTCAGGCGCATCGACGCTTTTAAGCATGTCGATCC is drawn from Bradyrhizobium diazoefficiens and contains these coding sequences:
- a CDS encoding DUF4145 domain-containing protein — encoded protein: MASIRDLWVESYFDVPPFPCPHCDRGILQLQKNSLRIVETKPSRDAIASGDMLMEDGIYRYTQLLECAACGDVVAVIGRAALVPDPARVPEQPYTYQLFPMGFYPAPPLISLPSGIPDSLADELRASFGLFWVDLGACANKMRVSVEKALDELAVPEAPTLFRRIDAFKHVDPEHAESFDALRHVGNVGSHEGDNTRETILDAFEVYQDAIRNLFGGHRRHIDLLRKRIIASKGK